A single region of the Tigriopus californicus strain San Diego chromosome 8, Tcal_SD_v2.1, whole genome shotgun sequence genome encodes:
- the LOC131884883 gene encoding FACT complex subunit SPT16-like — MSGLKMDVEAFFRRAKRFYQVWKDPSLSSYPQELSSMDAFLCVVGQDEDTVYAKSVSWQTWLVGYELTDTLMLFTEGAVLCLASKKKIEFLRALESPPPAYEGHVPPVRLLIRDKADNDRKNFDKVLEAIRESKQGATLGIFVKDQKFPGTLPTAWRAFWDKEKGSIASQDVTNALAYCMAPKEETELAATKKAAGVTSEVFSKFLKEQIMDIIDQDKSVKHSKLSEGVEKAIVDKKYGQNVDTSLLESCYPPILQSGGNYKLKFSVVSDKENVHFGAIICAFGARYKSYCSNIVRTMLVDPSDEIQKTYEFLVSLEEHILSKLKDGAVLGKIYDSVVSMVKSDKPQLMSGLTKNFGFAMGIEFREAALSIAKDSQVKAKKGMVFNINIGFSGLTNKSSGDTKGKNIALFVGDTVLVGEGAPATLLTPSKKKIKNIAIFLKDADSSEEEKENKNTRGVDHESFGRGKRSAVLDQKLRQDTTAEEKRKAHQRELMQKMNEEALRRIKSGGDTQEKVKVRKAPVSYKSPGQLPRESEVKQLKIYVDKKYETIILPIFGIPTPFHIATIKNISTSVEGDFTYLRINFFHPGASIGKEGGGSFAYNPEAIFLKELTYRSTNVREPGEISAPSSNLNTAFRLIKDIQKKYKTREAEQKEMADLVEQDTLVISTNKGNPKLKDLYIRPNIVQKRLSGVLEAHGNGFRYTSIRGDKIDVLYNNIKHAFFHPCDGEMIILLHFHLRNAILFGKKKHTDVQFYTEVGEITTDLGKHQHMHDRDDLAAEQAERELRHKLKQAFRSFCDKVAQVTKDDLEFDVPFRELGFHGVPFRETVLLQPTGTSLVNLTSWPPFVITLEDIQLVHFERVQFQLKNFDMVFIFKDYNKKVMMVTTIPMTMLDHVKEWLNSVDIKYTEGVQSLNWPKIMKTIVDDPEGFFESGGWSFLDPDSDGEEEDDEEDSEDEEFRMSGSASDEAFDESEEDYSSEVSEESFSEEELDSDESSGKDWSDLEREAAEDDRYDDTSEVPPRSSKEKSKHRSSPSKKHRSSDKSASSSHGGKRDHRDRGGRDRGGRDRDRHSDKRKREGSSSSKHHKTPKKSRR; from the exons ATGAGCGGACTCAAAATGGACGTGGAGGCGTTCTTTCGCCGAGCCAAACGGTTCTACCAAGTCTGGAAG GATCCGAGTTTATCTTCGTATCCCCAGGAGTTATCGTCCATGGATGCGTTTTTGTGCGTGGTGGGGCAAGACGAGGACACGGTCTACGCCAAGTCCGTGTCTTGGCAGACGTGGTTGGTGGGTTACGAACTCACTGACACGCTCATGCTCTTCACCGAGGGCGCCGTCCTCTGCCTGGCCTCCAAAAAGAAGATCGAGTTCTTGCGGGCCCTCGAGAGTCCGCCGCCCGCCTACGAAGGCCACGTGCCGCCCGTGCGTCTGCTTATCCGCGACAAGGCCGATAATGACCGTAAGAATTTTGACAAGGTGCTGGAGGCCATCCGCGAGTCCAAGCAAGGTGCCACCTTGGGCATCTTTGTCAAAGATCAAAAGTTCCCCGGTACCTTGCCCACGGCCTGGCGCGCCTTTTGGGACAAAGAAAAGGGCTCGATCGCCAGCCAAGACGTGACCAACGCCTTGGCCTACTGTATGGCGCCTAAGGAGGAAACTGAGCTAGCGGCCACCAAGAAGGCCGCCGGCGTCACTTCTGAGGTCTTTAGCAAGTTCCTGAAAGAGCAGATCATGGACATCATCGATCAAGATAAG TCCGTGAAACACTCGAAATTGAGCGAAGGCGTCGAAAAGGCCATTGTGGACAAGAAGTACGGACAGAACGTGGATACCTCCCTACTCGAAAGCTGTTACCCGCCCATTCTCCAATCGGGTGGCAATTACAAGCTCAAGTTCAGCGTGGTCAGCGACAAGGAAAACGTACATTTCGGCGCCATCATTTGCGCCTTTGGGGCACGATACAAGTCGTATTGCTCGAATATCGTGCGAACCATGTTGGTGGATCCGTCCGATGAGATCCAG AAAACTTACGAGTTCCTGGTCTCCCTAGAAGAACACATTTTGTCCAAACTGAAAGATGGCGCCGTTTTAGGCAAAATCTACGACAGCGTCGTGTCCATGGTCAAATCTGACAAACCCCAATTGATGTCCGGCCTGACGAAGAATTTCGGGTTTGCCATGGGCATCGAATTCCGAGAAGCCGCTCTGTCCATCGCCAAAGATTCTCAGGTTAAGGCCAAAAAGGGCATGGTGTTCAACATCAACATTGGCTTCTCTGGACTCACCAACAAATCTTCCGGAGACACCAAGGGCAAGAACATTGCCCTTTTTGTCGGTGACACGGTCCTCGTGGGCGAG GGTGCCCCGGCCACTTTGCTTACgccaagcaagaaaaagatcaagaacatCGCCATCTTCCTCAAAGACGCCGACAGTtcggaagaggaaaaagaaaacaaaaacacccGAGGGGTGGATCATGAGAGTTTTGGGCGTGGCAAGCGATCGGCCGTCTTGGACCAGAAACTCCGACAGGATACTACAGCCGAAGAGAAACGGAAAGCCCATCAACGGGAACTCATGCAGAAAATGAACGAGGAGGCGCTCCGACGAATCAAGAGTGGAGGCGATACTCAGGAAAAGGTCAAGGTCCGGAAAGCGCCCGTGTCCTACAAATCCCCGGGTCAATTGCCCAGAGAGAGTGAAGTGAAGCAGCTCAAAATTTATGTTG ACAAGAAGTACGAAACGATCATCTTACCCATCTTTGGCATCCCCACGCCGTTTCATATCGCGACCATCAAAAACATCTCCACCTCAGTCGAAGGAGACTTCACCTATCTTCGGATCAATTTCTTTCATCCCGGCGCTTCCATTGGCAAAGAAGGCGGAGGAAGTTTCGCGTACAATCCCGAAGCCATCTTTCTTAAGGAATT GACCTACCGAAGTACGAATGTGCGCGAGCCCGGCGAAATCAGTGCGCCCAGTTCGAATTTGAACACCGCATTTCGATTGATCAAGGATATCCAGAAGAAGTACAAGACCCGCGAAGCAGAACAAAAGGAGATGGCAGACCTCGTGGAACAAGACACTCTCGTCATCAGTACCAACAAGGGTAATCCCAAACTCAAGGATCTCTACATTCGACCGAATATCGTGCAAAAACGTCTCTCCGGAGTCTTGGAGGCACATGGCAACGGCTTCCGATACACATCCATTCGAGGCGACAAAATCGATGTTCTTTACAACAACATTAAGCACGCATTCTTCCACCCCTGTGATGGTGAGATGATCATTCTCCTTCACTTTCACTTACGG AATGCGATCTTATTTGGCAAGAAGAAGCACACGGACGTGCAGTTTTACACGGAGGTGGGCGAGATCACCACCGATTTGGGCAAGCATCAACACATGCACGACCGAGACGACCTGGCGGCTGAGCAAGCCGAGCGAGAGCTCCGCCACAAATTGAAGCAGGCTTTCCGAAGCTTCTGTGACAAAGTGGCCCAAGTGACGAAAGACGATCTGGAATTTGACGTTCCGTTCAGGGAGTTGGGTTTCCACGGAGTACCCTTCAGGGAGACGGTGCTCCTTCAACCCACAGGAACGAGTCTCGTGAATCTGACCTCTTGG CCCCCGTTCGTGATCACATTGGAAGACATTCAGTTGGTACACTTCGAGCGCGTCCAGTTCCAATTGAAGAATTTCGACATGGTGTTCATTTTTAAGGATTACAACAAAAAGGTCATGATGGTCACGACCATCCCGATGACCATGTTAGATCACGTCAAGGAATGGCTCAA TTCCGTTGATATCAAGTACACGGAAGGCGTTCAATCGTTGAATTGGCCCAAGATCATGAAAACCATCGTGGACGATCCCGAGGGCTTCTTTGAATCCGGAGGATGGAGTTTTCTGGATCCCGACAGTGACggggaggaggaagacgacgaggaagacTCCGAAGACGAAGAGTTCAGAATGAGTGGGAGTGCGTCGGACGAGGCCTTTGACGAGTCTGAGGAAGACTACTCCTCCGAGGTATCCGAGGAATCCTTTTCCGAAGAGGAACTCGACTCGGACGAATCCTCGGGCAAAGACTGGTCGGACTTGGAGCGTGAAGCTGCCGAGGATGATCGTTACGACGACACATCTGAAGTCCCGCCACGATCCTCCAAAGAAAAATCCAAGCACCGATCTTCCCCCAGTAAAAAACACCGATCTTCGGACAAATCCGCCTCCTCTTCTCACGGAGGAAAACGCGATCATCGTGATCGCGGGGGTCGTGATCGCGGGGGTCGAGACCGAGATCGCCATTCAGACAAGCGGAAACGAGAGGGCAGCTCAAGTAGCAAACACCACAAGACCCCGAAGAAATCCCGAAGATGA
- the LOC131885330 gene encoding glycine receptor subunit alpha-4-like, with protein sequence MHHSLCLFMGLICVIWHTTHGLKDEILFQKGYDSQMIPMSTTDGSPLQINVSINLRNIMEVNEKSQYVVLETSLRLVWIDPRVDVVLTPDVGEFISLNDQELIQTFWIPDIFVDQVKSMRAPTLERRPATLRIHPGGRMRYSSRVNYDVACNMDFHHYPVDKQVCEIKFESFGYTSDQIQFQWDPVSSNVNPNISLDQFQSEIVFESSYATDYYAKSYPGVILRIHLARKMNYHLIQTYIPSFLFVIIAWLSLFISPEAIPGRVSMVMMTMLTLMSMFSGVRQSTPKVSYVSFLDIWMIMCVFFIFLVLIEFSIVSAMIRKGQRAQADRIERLGLILIPTLILIFNLAYWFWLLAAYNNSHPPTTPDNHSFIPCIRIPMLLTWYACRGALVGIPIVGVISNSYSIRPSDRPTPIHSRSLVVANERTNQGTNEGTKERREQTVKTAQESPDFVTKAASSMQRITAYTVARIGLTGPWSVMSHPALMGVLSHAIEDDHEYERVVLVFSFPNSTYELRPTVPFWVAPSLVPSFVPPWAVPSGSIERRSERVSSVPLFSFE encoded by the exons ATGCATCATTCTCTGTGCCTTTTTATGGGATTAATTTGTGTGATATGGCACACCACTCATGGCCTCAAGGACGagatcttgttccaaaagggCTACGATTCGCAAATGATTCCCATGTCGACCACCGATGGTTCTCCACTGCAG ATTAATGTGTCCATCAATTTGAGAAACATCATGGAGGTGAATGAGAAATCTCAGTATGTGGTTTTGGAGACCTCGTTACGATTGGTTTGGATCGACCCTCGTGTCGATGTGGTTTTGACCCCGGATGTGGGAGAGTTCATCTCTCTTAACGACCAGGAGCTGATCCAAACGTTTTGGATCCCGGACATTTTCGTGGATCAAGTCAAGAGCATGAGGGCACCTACCCTAGAGAGACGACCTGCCACACTGAGAATTCACCCTGGCGGCCGAATGAG ATACTCGTCGCGAGTCAATTACGATGTGGCATGTAATATGGACTTTCACCACTATCCGGTGGATAAGCAAGTCTGCGAAATCAAGTTCGAGAGCTTTGGCTACACCTCTGACCAGATTCAGTTTCAATGGGACCCCGTGTCTTCCAACGTCAACCCCAACATCAGCTtggatcaatttcaaagcGAGATCGTGTTTGAGAGCTCCTACGCCACGGACTACTACGCCAAGAGCTACCCGGGAGTGATCTTGCGCATTCACCTGGCCCGTAAGATGAACTACCACTTGATCCAGACGTACATTCCCAGTTTCCTGTTTGTCATCATCGCCTGGCTTTCGCTCTTCATCAGTCCCGAAGCCATTCCAG GTCGTGTGTCTATGGTCATGATGACTATGCTGACTTTAATGTCCATGTTCAGCGGAGTGCGTCAAAGCACGCCCAAG GTGAGCTATGTGAGCTTCTTGGACATTTGGATGATCATGTGcgtttttttcatcttcctGGTTCTCATCGAATTCTCCATCGTGTCCGCCATGATTCGGAAGGGCCAACGAGCCCAAGCTGATCGCATCGAAAGGTTGGGTCTCATTCTCATTCCCACCCTGATTCTCATCTTCAATCTGGCATATTGGTTCTGGTTACTTGCGGCCTATAACAAttcacacccacccaccacaCCAGACAATCATTCGTTCATCCCTTGTATACGTATACCGATGCTGCTCACTTGGTATGCATGTCGAGGAGCTCTCGTTGGCATTCCAATAGTTGGAGTCATTTCCAATAGTTACTCTATCCGTCCGTCCGACCGTCCAACACCTATCCATTCACGTTCGTTGGTTGTAgcaaacgaacgaacaaaccaAGGAACAAACGagggaacgaaggaacgaagggAACAGACAGTCAAGACAGCTCAAGAGTCTCCCGATTTCGTCACAAAAGCAGCTAGCAGCATGCAACGTATTACAGCCTACACAGTAGCACGTATTGGTTTAACTGGCCCTTGGTCGGTGATGTCACATCCGGCTCTCATGGGAGTCCTCAGCCACGCAATCGAGGATGATCATGAATATGAGAGAGTGGTCCTCGTTTTCTCATTCCCCAATTCAACTTACGAGCTGAGACCCAccgttccattttgggttgcTCCCTCGCTCGTTCCATCCTTCGTTCCTCCTTGGGCCGTTCCATCTGGATCAATTGAGAGAAGAAGTGAAAGAGTGTCAAGTGTCCCATTGTTCTCATTCGAATAA
- the LOC131885331 gene encoding cell adhesion molecule 2-like has protein sequence MGSLIMASTSVISGFLCLILLASNCHGILLQNVGVPSYAVQGKEAVLTCDYDLEGQALYSVKWYKNGLEFFRFLPGSAQKMTVYARPGFFVVQEQSDAFQVTLKDLTMKSTGRYRCEVSTEAPSFATVSNYGDMVVVVLPDSGPSIQGGQPRYELGDDVDVNCTSKASKPAADIFWFINGEPADEALTQVYQIQNTSRDLHTSTVGLKFKVAPEHFSERGDMKLKCTATIASIYWKSNEKSAENIKQKRDFQSLYEAPPDSSGLSSTLGFNHAVSKWGSSSSLPVKILTFGRQTIIVMFIALLFQ, from the exons ATGGGCTCTTTGATTATGGCTTCCACGTCGGTCATATCGGGGTTTTTATGTCTAATACTTCTCGCATCAA ATTGTCATGGGATCCTTCTACAAAACGTGGGGGTTCCATCCTACGCTGTTCAAGGGAAAGAGGCCGTTCTCACATGTGACTATGATCTGGAGGGACAGGCGTTGTACTCGGTCAAGTGGTACAAGAACGGGCTAGAGTTCTTCCGATTTCTGCCTGGGAGCGCCCAAAAGATGACCGTCTACGCCCGTCCGGGGTTCTTCGTGGTCCAGGAACAGTCGGACGCCTTCCAGGTCACCCTGAAGGATCTGACCATGAAGAGCACGGGCAGATATCGATGTGAGGTCAGCACGGAAGCGCCGTCATTCGCCACTGTATCCAATTATGGCGATATGGTCGTTGTGG TTCTCCCAGATTCGGGTCCAAGCATCCAAGGCGGACAACCG CGCTACGAGTTGGGAGATGACGTGGATGTGAATTGTACGTCCAAGGCGTCCAAGCCTGCGGCTGATATATTTTGGTTTATCAACGGCGAACCG GCTGACGAGGCTCTGACCCAGGTGTACCAGATTCAAAATACCAGCCGAGACTTGCACACTTCAACGGTGGGCCTGAAATTCAAAGTGGCGCCGGAGCATTTCTCCGAGCGTGGCGACATGAAGCTCAAATGCACGGCCACCATTGCTAGCATCTATTGGAAGTCCAATGAGAAGTCGGCGGAAAATATCAAACAGAAACGCGATTTTCAAAGTCTCTATGAAGCTCCACCAG ATTCCTCTGGTCTCTCTTCCACGTTGGGTTTCAACCATGCCGTCAGCAAGTGGGGCTCATCCTCGTCGTTACCCGTCAAGATTCTAACTTTTGGCCGCCAAACCATTATTGTCATGTTCATCGCTTTGCTATTCCAATAA